From a single Bacteroidota bacterium genomic region:
- a CDS encoding ion transporter — protein sequence MKTNIREKLYRIIFDSDTKRGRFFNLSLLIIILISIIFVMLESVPSISDEYGKILKIAEWIITIIFSLEYFLRIFIVKKPAKYIFSFYGIIDLLSFLPTYIGLFIVGGQSLMVIRALRLLRVFRILKISRYTKESKKLMVSLRASRAKISVFLFAVMMIVIIIGTFMYLIEGEENGFTSIPRSIYWTIVTLTTVGYGDIAPHTTLGQFVASFVMIMGYAIIAVPTGIVSAELTKIKHNYSSHNCPDCKKNPNDDDACFCKHCGESLKNK from the coding sequence ATGAAAACGAATATTAGAGAAAAGTTATATCGAATAATTTTTGATTCGGATACAAAAAGAGGTAGATTTTTTAATCTTAGTTTGCTGATAATTATTCTAATAAGCATAATTTTTGTAATGCTCGAAAGTGTTCCGTCAATCTCTGACGAATATGGCAAAATACTGAAAATTGCTGAGTGGATAATCACTATAATTTTCTCCTTAGAATATTTTTTAAGAATTTTCATTGTAAAAAAACCTGCTAAATATATATTTAGCTTTTACGGAATAATAGATTTGCTCTCGTTTTTGCCAACCTACATCGGATTATTTATTGTTGGCGGACAGAGTTTGATGGTAATCAGGGCATTAAGACTACTTCGTGTTTTCAGAATATTAAAAATTTCGCGCTACACTAAAGAAAGTAAAAAACTGATGGTGTCGCTCCGTGCCAGTCGTGCAAAAATAAGCGTTTTCCTTTTCGCAGTTATGATGATTGTAATAATAATTGGAACTTTTATGTATTTGATTGAAGGCGAAGAAAATGGATTTACAAGCATTCCTCGCAGCATTTATTGGACAATAGTAACTCTTACTACTGTTGGCTATGGCGATATTGCTCCACATACAACATTAGGACAGTTTGTAGCAAGCTTTGTAATGATTATGGGTTATGCGATAATAGCCGTCCCAACAGGAATTGTATCTGCCGAACTCACAAAAATCAAGCACAATTATTCTTCTCATAATTGCCCCGACTGTAAAAAAAATCCAAACGACGATGATGCATGTTTTTGCAAGCATTGCGGCGAAAGTTTGAAAAACAAATAA
- a CDS encoding SIS domain-containing protein, protein MLELIEKNFYEAQKSIADFISDKSNFVAIENAALKMFEALESGNKIISCGNGGSMSDAMHFAEELSGFFRKKRKSFAAISISDPSYISCVANDLGYDYIFSRFVEGHGKTGDVLLAISTSGNSENVVLAAKEAKTKNMIVVALTGKNGGKLAEICDIEIRAPFSEFSDRVQEIHIKIIHTLINCIEEQLNNKI, encoded by the coding sequence TTGTTAGAATTAATTGAAAAGAATTTTTATGAAGCTCAAAAATCTATTGCAGATTTTATTTCAGACAAATCAAATTTTGTTGCAATAGAAAATGCTGCGCTAAAAATGTTTGAAGCTTTAGAATCGGGGAATAAAATCATTTCTTGCGGAAATGGTGGATCAATGAGCGATGCAATGCACTTTGCCGAAGAATTGTCAGGATTTTTTCGAAAGAAACGAAAATCTTTTGCTGCAATATCTATTTCCGATCCTTCGTATATTTCTTGTGTTGCCAACGATTTGGGCTACGACTATATTTTTTCAAGATTTGTAGAAGGGCATGGGAAAACAGGCGATGTTCTGCTTGCAATCAGCACCAGCGGAAACTCAGAAAATGTTGTTCTTGCGGCAAAAGAAGCCAAAACAAAAAATATGATAGTAGTTGCTTTGACAGGGAAAAACGGCGGAAAATTAGCTGAAATCTGCGATATTGAAATTCGAGCACCATTTTCGGAATTTTCCGACAGGGTTCAAGAAATTCATATTAAAATAATTCATACTTTAATTAATTGCATTGAAGAACAATTGAATAATAAAATCTAA
- a CDS encoding carboxymuconolactone decarboxylase family protein, whose protein sequence is MSEKIKEFREYRMKMNDKLLSGDNKVIKRLFNLDTNTYSEGALSSKTKEMLGLVSSMVLRCDDCIKYHLEQCYIAGLTTEELFEIFSVANIVGGTIVIPHTRRALEFWEELNEKLNN, encoded by the coding sequence ATGAGCGAAAAAATCAAGGAGTTTCGAGAATATCGCATGAAAATGAATGACAAATTGCTTTCCGGCGATAATAAAGTTATAAAACGCTTATTCAATCTCGACACAAACACATATTCCGAAGGAGCCTTATCTTCAAAGACAAAAGAAATGTTAGGATTGGTTAGCTCAATGGTTCTTCGCTGCGACGATTGTATAAAATATCATCTCGAACAATGCTACATTGCCGGGCTAACAACTGAGGAGCTGTTTGAAATATTTTCAGTAGCAAATATTGTTGGTGGAACGATAGTTATTCCGCACACTCGGCGGGCTTTGGAATTTTGGGAAGAATTGAACGAGAAATTAAATAATTGA